In Polaribacter sp. L3A8, a genomic segment contains:
- a CDS encoding flavodoxin, translating to MGELEKIGLFYGSDTGVTDEITKYFEEYWVDGNLELSEIGDVSICDFNKYRTIIIGLSTWYDGDLQSDWEDFFDDFKTINFTGKTVAIYGLGDQIGYAEYFVDGIGILAKVIIENGGKVVGYWPTEGYRYTESVAIIEDNEDLFYGLALDHDNESQLTDDRLKTWIKQIKNEFKEA from the coding sequence GTGGGAGAATTAGAAAAAATAGGGTTGTTTTATGGTTCTGATACCGGTGTAACAGATGAAATCACGAAATATTTTGAAGAATATTGGGTAGATGGAAATTTAGAGTTATCTGAAATTGGGGATGTTTCTATTTGTGATTTTAATAAATATAGAACTATCATAATAGGTTTATCAACTTGGTATGATGGAGATTTACAGAGCGATTGGGAAGATTTTTTTGATGATTTTAAAACAATTAATTTTACAGGTAAAACAGTCGCTATTTATGGTTTGGGAGATCAAATTGGTTATGCAGAGTATTTTGTAGATGGTATCGGAATACTTGCTAAAGTAATTATAGAAAATGGAGGTAAAGTAGTTGGTTATTGGCCTACAGAAGGTTATCGTTATACAGAATCTGTTGCCATTATTGAAGACAACGAAGATCTGTTCTATGGTTTAGCATTAGATCATGATAATGAATCTCAATTAACTGATGATCGTTTAAAAACCTGGATAAAACAAATCAAAAATGAATTTAAAGAAGCTTAA